Proteins found in one Melospiza georgiana isolate bMelGeo1 chromosome 1, bMelGeo1.pri, whole genome shotgun sequence genomic segment:
- the RIDA gene encoding 2-iminobutanoate/2-iminopropanoate deaminase, with amino-acid sequence MTSLVKKIISTAKAPALGPYSQAVLVDRTMYIAGQIGLEPSTGQLVSGGAKEEAKQALKNMGEILKAAGCDYGNVVKTTVLMADMKDYNDINDVYKQFFKANFPARAAYQVAALPKGARVEIEAIAIQGPLQDASA; translated from the exons ATGACCTCGCTCGTGAAGAAAATAATCAGCACTGCTAAAGCCCCTGCCCTGGGTCCCTACAG CCAAGCCGTGCTGGTGGACCGGACAATGTACATTGCAGGGCAGATCGGGCTGGAGCCTTCCACTGGGCAGCTTGTCTCTGGAGGGGCAAAGGAGGAAGCCAAGCAG GCTCTAAAAAACATGGGAGAAATCCTGAAAGCTGCAGGCTGTGACTATGGCAATG TTGTGAAGACCACAGTTTTGATGGCAGACATGAAGGACTACAATGATATCAATGATGTTTACAAACAAT TTTTCAAGGCAAACttcccagccagagcagcttaTCAAGTTGCTGCTTTGCCCAAA GGGGCCAGAGTTGAGATTGAAGCTATTGCCATTCAGGGACCTCTCCAAGATGCTTCAGCATGA